Below is a genomic region from Anoxybacillus flavithermus.
GACGTACTTTACCTGTACCGTGTGGCAATACAACCGCACCGCGAATTTGTTGATCCGCTTTCTTCGGATCAACTCCTAAACGGAAAGCAACCTCTACTGTTGCATCAAATTTTGCAACATTTGTCTTTTTCACTAATTCGATCGCCTCTTGCACAGCGTATGCTTTTGAACGATCAATTAACTTCGCTGCCTCTAAGTAACGTTTTCCTCTTTTTGGCATGTTTATTTCCTCCTTTTGTGGTTTTAACGGAAAGACCTCCCACGAATAAAGGTTGCGAAAACTATATAGTTCGCTTCCGCAACCTTCTCCAGCCAGATCTTCATTAGTCTTCGATGACGATACCCATGCTGCGCGCTGTTCCTTCGATCATGCGCATAGCTGCTTCAATGCTCGCCGCGTTTAAGTCTGGCATTTTTGTTTCAGCAATCTCGCGCACTTTGTCGCGCTTTACTGTTGCCACTTTATTACGGTTTGGCTCACCAGAACCAGACTCGATACCAGCCGCTTTTTTAAGTAATACAGCAGCAGGTGGAGTTTTCGTAATAAATGTAAATGAACGGTCTTCATATACCGTAATTTCAACAGGAATAATTAAACCTGCTTGATCAGCTGTACGAGCGTTGAATTCTTTACAGAATCCCATGATGTTAACACCAGCTTGACCTAATGCTGGACCGACTGGTGGTGCTGGATTCGCTTTCCCTGCAGGAATTTGCAATTTGACAACTTTAATTACTTTTTTAGCCACGAGACACACCTCCTTAAGTCCGTGATGTGGTATTAGGGATATTCCCTCCCACTCCATATATGAGAACAATCATCGCATTCGTCTCAATGATTGAGACATACTGACCTTAAAATATTATCACTTTTCTTGCTCATTTGCAAGTTGTTTACTATTATATTTTTTCAATTTGCGAAAAGTCAAGCTCTACTGGTGTTTCACGTCCGAACATGTCAACGAGTACAGTTACTTTTTGCTTGTCCATTTCGATTTCTTGGATCGTTCCAACAAAATTCGCAAATGGACCTTCTTTAATACGAACCGCTTCATTTAATTCAAAATCAAAATCCAGCTCAATTAAATCAACGCCCATTCGTTTTAAAATCGCGGAAACTTCTTCTTCCAACAACGGCGTCGGTTTAGATCCGGCACCAGCTGAACCAACAAATCCTGTTACCCCCGGCGTATTACGAACGACATACCAAGAGTCGTCTGTCATAATCATTTCGACAAGTACGTAACCAGGAAACACTTTCTTTTTGACGACTTTCTTTTTTCCGCCTTTTGTGTCTGTTTCTTCCTCCTCAGGCACAACGACACGAAAAATTTTATCTTGCATACCCATCGATTCAACACGCTTTTCTAAGTTCGTTTTTACTTTATTTTCATAACCCGAGTACGTATGAATAACATACCAATTCTTTTCCATTTTTTAGGACTATGTCGTCCTTCCCTCCCTAAACAAATCTTTTTTAGGCAAAATAAAAACCCGTTACCGGGCTTTATTTCTTGTTTGTTATCTTTCATTATACCATGGATATACTATAACTATTCAAGTATAAAACGAACTAACTCTGAAATTCCTAAATCAACAACAGCAAAAAATACAGTAAAAAACGCTACTGTGGCTAAAACGGTAATCGTATAGTTCACTAGTTCTTTTCGTTTTGGCCAGCTGACTTTTTTCATCTCGCGAACAACTTCGCGGAAAAATTTCGTTACTCGTTGCATAGAAAACCCTCCAACATCTCGGGATCATCAACTACTTCGTTTCGCGGTGAATCGTATGCGTATGGCATGTTTTACAAAACTTTTTCATCTCTAGCCGCTCAGCGTGATGAGCTATATTTTTCATCGTTGTATAGTTTCGACTTAAACATTGACTACACGCTAAAATCACTTTTTTGCGCATACGTTTTCCTCCGATACACTACGTCTTAAAAACTGTATCATACAATATTTTTTTATGTCAATATTATAAATGAATTCCTTGAATTTCTACATACTTTTCTAGTTTGCGTTTCACGCGCTGTAGTGCGTTATCGATGGATTTCACGTGACGATTGAGCTCTTCCGAAATTTCTTGATATGATCGACCTTCTAAATAAAGAAGAAGCACTTTTCTTTCTAAATCGCTGAGTAGCTCGGTCATCTTTTCTTCAATGTGATTGAACTCTTCTCTATTAATAATTAACTCTTCAGGGTTTGTTATTTTCGTTCCCGAAAGAACGTCCATCAATGTACGGGCAGAATCATCTTCGTAAATCGGCTTGTCCAATGAAACGTAACAATTGAGTGGAATGTGTTTTTGGCGCGTAGCCATTTTAATAGCTGTGATCATTTGTCGAGTAATACATAGCTCCGCAAACGCCTTAAATGAAGATTGCTTATCTTCTTTGAAATCCCGGATCGCTTTATATAGCCCGATCATTCCTTCTTGCACAATATCTTCGCGATCTGCACCGACTAAAAAATATGAACGTGCTTTCGCTCGAACAAAATTTTTATACTTATGAATTAAGTAATCAAGCGCCTCACTATCACCTTGATGTACGAGTTCTACAATCATTTCATCTTCTAATTGTTCGTAACGGCTTTGTTGTTTTTCGTTTGCATTTGCGCTCACGCCGATCCCCCCGCCCTGCACATGGATAAAAGTATTATACAGTACATTTTTTTACAGGGTCAATCGTTCATTTTTCCCCTCTTCGCCATTTTTCGAAAATTTTTGCGACTTCGTCTGTGAGAGGAATTTTTGACATCGGCTTTTTTTGTTGAATGTGCTTGACGTTCGTTGAAATATTTCGCTGCACCGCATCTACTTCAATCAATAATTCTCGGGCTGATTTGCGCAACGCTCCTTGACCGAAAATTGTCCATTGTTCCGTGTAGTCTGACGTAGCGACGTATACTTTTGTCCGAACTTGCTGGAGCGATTTCGCCAATTTCTCGATATGCTCATCAGCCGTTTCGTTTTCCTTTGTAAAAATGACCTCTACTTGATGATTGACATATTTTTTTGTTGTTCCTTGTACGAGGTGTGCATCGAAAACAATAATGACTTTACAACCGGTAAATGCTTGATATTCCGCCATTTTCTCGACAAGTCGGTCGCGCGCTAACGATAAATCTGTATCGCGCAACTCGCGCAGTTCTGGCCAGGCACCGATGATGTTGTAGCCATCAACGATTAAAATATCCATTTTACTCACCCAATGGATGACGCTTTCGGTACACCTCATACATTAACAAGCTCGCCGCAACCGAGGCATTTAACGATGTGACATGTCCTATCATCGGCAAACGAACGAGCACATCGCATTTATCTCGTAATAAACGGCTTATTCCTTTCCCTTCACTACCGATAACTAAGGCTAACGGAATGACCCCATCAAGTTGACGATAATCTTGAGTTCCTTTTGCGTCCGTTCCAAAAATCCAAACCCCCCGCTCTTTTAATTCATCTACCGTTCTCGCTAAGTTTGTCACCCGCGCAACAGGTACATATTCAATCGCACCCGTTGATGCCTTCGCTACCGTTGCAGTTAAACTAACTGAGCGGCGCTTCGGGATAATGATGCCATGGGCACCTACCGCATCAGCTGTTCGCATGATTGATCCTAAATTGTGTGGATCTTCAAGCTCATCTAAAATAATAAAAAATGGTGCTTCCCCTTGCCCTTCTGCCTTTTTAAATAAATCATCTATGTCATAGTATCGGTATGCAGCAACTTGCGCAATGACCCCTTGATGATTGCCGTCACTTAATTGATCCATCTTTTTTTTAGGAACATATTGTACCGTAATACCCATCTCTTTTGCGAGCTGAATGATCGATTGCATTTGACCACGTTGTGAGCCTTCAGCAATCCATATTTTATTCATTTCTCGTCCAGATTTTAATGCCTCTAACACCGGGTTTTTACCAATAATGAGATCCATCATTACTTCCTCCTTTCCTCATCGTTTTGATGTACATGTAACGCCGACTGCATTAATTGGTAAAGTCGTTCTTCATTTCCGCTCAAAAAATGGTAACCGATTAATGCTTCGAGCCCTGTACTTTGACGGTACGTTTGTACATCTGTATTTTTCGGGGTACTCCCTGATTTTGCATTACGACCTCTTCGAACAATAGCCATTTCCTGCTCAGAAAGTTGGTTATGATTGAGCAACCATTGTAATACTTTCGCCTGCGCCTTCGCACAAACGTACGTTTTTGCTAAGTTGTGTAAATCGTTTGGTTTTACTTTTCCTAAGGTCAGAAGGTGATGCCGTACGAATAATTCGTATACGGCATCACCAATGTAGGCTAACGTTAAACCGTTTAACTGCTGAAAATCTTTCATTTTGTTAAACAAATGCAACATCGTTTTATCCTCTTCTCCATCTCGTCCCTTGTGGTGTATCTTCTAAAATAATGTTTTTTGCCTTTAATTCATCGCGAATGCGGTCAGCTAATGCAAAATCGCGATTTTTCCGTGCTTCAATGCGTTGTTGGATAAGCGCTTCAATTTCCTCATCAAGCAACTCATCTTGTTGTAAAGAAAGGCCTAGCACATCAAAAAGCTGTTCAAACTGTTGTAAAAAGGCTTGAATAACTTGTTGCGACGTATGATTTTCCATTAAGTAGACATTTGCTTGTTTCGCTAGCTCAAACAAAACCGCGATCCCGTTTGCGGTATTAAAATCATCATCCATTTCGCGAATAAACTCGTTTCTTAATTCCTCAATTTTTGCTAGCCATTGTTCATCATTTGTCGTTAAATTCGTGCTACTTTCTAAACGGTGTTTTAAGTTCGCATATGCTGTCTTTAAGCGCTCCAACCCGCTTCTTGCACTTTCAAGCAACGGTTGGCTATAGTTGATCGGATGGCGATAATGAACCGAAAGCATAAAGAAACGTAGCACTTGCGGATCAACTTGCTTAATAATATCGTGCACTAAAATAAAGTTCCCAAGCGATTTTGACATTTTTTCATTATCGATATTAATGTAGCCGTTATGCAACCAATATTTCGCAAAAGGCTTTCCTGTTAACGCCTCAGATTGGGCAATTTCATTTTCGTGGTGCGGGAACGTTAAATCTTGTCCCCCAGCATGAATATCAATCGTATCCCCTAAATATTTACGTGCCATCGCGGAGCATTCGATATGCCAGCCCGGACGACCTTTCCCCCATGGACTATCCCAATAAATTTCACCTTCTTTTGCCGCTTTCCATAAAGCAAAATCAAGAGGGTCTTCTTTTTTCTCTCCTACTTCAATACGAGCACCTGATTTTAATTCATCGACCGATTGGTGAGATAATTTTCCGTAGTCAGAGAAACGACGCGTTCGATAATATACGTCACCGTCCACTTCATACGCATACCCTTTTTCGATCAGTTGTTCAATAAATTGAATAATTGTATCAATGTTTTCGGTGACACGCGGATGGACGTCCGCTTTTTTGCAACCGAGTGCTGTAATATCTTCAAAGTAAGCCTCAATAAATCGTTCCGCAATGGTCGGTACGTCTTCACCTAATTCCCTCGCTGCCCGAATAAGCTTATCGTCTACATCTGTGAAATTCGAGACGTATTGCACTTCATAGCCACGAAATTGTAAGTAACGACGAATCGTATCGAATACGATGGCTGGGCGAGCGTTTCCAATATGAATGTAGTTGTATACTGTTGGACCGCATACATACATTTTCACTTTATTTGGTTCTAACGGGATAAACGGTTCTTTTTTCCTCGTCAACGTATTATACACTTGAATGCTCATGGTTCACCGTTCCTTTCTTTAGTTCTTCTAATTGTGTTTTTAGTTGCTCGATTTCTGCTTCTAACTCTTTAAAACGATCTGCAATTGGATCCGGTAAATCACAATGATTTAAATCTTTATTAACCCGCACGCCATTTTGCACAACGACGCGACCTGGAATTCCAACGACTGTTGAGTTCGGTGGCACATCTTTCAACACGACCGAGCCGGCTCCGATTTTACTGTTTTCTCCAATAGTAATGGAGCCAAGTACTTTGGCACCAGTCGCAATCAAACAATTATCTTTAATGGTCGGATGACGTTTTCCTTTTTCTTTTCCTGTTCCTCCAAGCGTGACACCTTGGTACACTGTCACGTTATCACCAATTTCGCACGTTTCTCCAATGACAACTCCCATACCATGATCGATGAAAAAGCGCCGACCGATCTTCGCGCCGGGATGAATTTCAATACCCGTAAAAAAGCGACTAATTTGCGAAATGAGGCGCGCTAAAAAATAAAATTTTCGCTTATAAAGCGCGTGGGCAATGCGATGTGCCCAAATGGCATGTAAACCTGAGTACGTTAAAACAACTTCTAAATAACTTCTTGCTGCCGGATCTTGTTCAAAAATAACTTCAATATCTTCTTTTAAAGTTTTAAACATATTGCTCCCCCCTTTGTTATTTTTCAAATAAAAAACGTCTCTGTGTACAATGACACAGAGACGCTTGGTTGCGCGGTTCCACTCTGTTTAGCCGAAGGCTCACTCTTGCCCTTATAACGGAAGGGGATCCGCTCCATTCTACTACAGAACGTCTCTGGTTCGAAAGGAGACTCCGAGGTGCATTTCAAAAGAATCAAACATAAACCACTTCCAGCCAAGGTGGTTCTCTCTGGCATGCTGATTCTTTTTACTTCTCCTCATCAACGCTTTCACAATATGACCTACATCTATTTTATTATATAAACAAAGAAATGTTAACGGATGAATTGTGCTAATCGAGACATAACCGTTTCTTTTCCAAGCAAACGAATCGCCTCCGGAAGCTCTGGACCGTGTGTTTGCCCTGTAACCGCTACGCGAATCGGCATGAATAAGTTTTTCCCTTTTTGCCCCGTTTCTTTTTGTACCGCTTTAATCGCTGCTTTAATGTGCTCACTATCAAAGGTTGCAAGCTGTTCCATTTGCTCATAGAATGCTTTTAATACATTCGGCACTTGTTCGCCAGCTAAAACAGCCTTTGCCTCTTCATCATACTCGATTTCTTGTTTAAAGAACAAATCTGATAGCTCAACGATTTCAGCGCCGTAGCTCATTTGCTCCTGATATAGTGCGACTAAATCACGAGCCCACTGTTTTTGCTCATCGGTCATTTGTTCCGGCAAGCGCCCTGCTCGAATTAAATGAGGAAGCGATAGTTCCACTAACCGATCTAAATCAAGTTTTTTGATATATTGATTGTTCATCCATGTCAGCTTTTGTTTATCAAACATCGATGGCGATTTTGATAAACGGGACACATCAAAAATGCGAATAAGCTCTTCTTTCGTGAAAATTTCTTCTTCCCCTTCTGGCGACCAACCTAATAGCGCAAAAAAGTTAAACATCGCTTCTGGTAAATATCCAAGTTCTTTATATTGAGAAACAAATTGAATAATTGACTCATCGCGCTTTGATAATTTTTTACGATTTTCATTTACAATTAATGTTAAATGGGCGTATTTTGGTGGCTCCCATCCGAAATATTCATACACCATTAACTGTTTCGGTGTGTTTGATAAATGTTCTTCACCGCGGAATACATGTGTAATTTTCATTAAATGATCGTCAATGACGACAGCGAAGTTGTACGTCGGGATGCCATTGGCCTTTACGATAACCCAATCGCCAATGTCCTTCGATTCAAATGATACATGACCGCGCACCATATCTTCAAATTCATATACTTTTCCTTCCGGTACTTTTAAACGAATCGTATACGGTTTTCCTTCAGATTCAAGCTGTTGAACTTGCTCTGGCGTTAAATGACGGCATTTGCCACTATATTGCGGTGCCGCAATGCCCGCCGCTTTTTGTGCCTCACGCTCTTGCTCTAGCTCCTCAGGCGTACAAAAACATTTATACGCATATCCTTTTTCTAACAATTCGTTCGTATATTGGCGATAAATATGCAGACGCTCCGTTTGACGATAAGGACCATATCCTCCGTCTTTGTCTACCGATTCATCATATTCAATACCGAGCCATTTCAAGTTTTCAAGCTGTGATTGTTCGCCACCTTCTACATTCCGCTCAATATCTGTATCTTCAATGCGAACGATAAATTTCCCGTGATGGTGACGAGCAAACAAATAGTTAAACAACGCTGTGCGCGCACCGCCAATATGTAAATGACCCGTCGGACTTGGCGCGTAGCGCACCCTTACTTCCTGTGTCATGTCATGACCTCCATCTACCTAATTTCTGTACCTCATTGTACCGTAAACCGCATACAAAATCCATCATTCATTATTTTTTTGTAACAAAACAACAGCTTGTGCAGCCATTCCTTCCTCTCTCCCTGTGAAGCCAAGTTTTTCTGTTGTCGTCGCCTTGACGTTAACTTGTGAAATATCCCCTTCTAACAATTCAGCAATTCGTTTTTGCATATTTGGAATATATGGAGCCATTTTTGGCTTTTGTGCAATAATTGTGCAGTCCACATTCACAAGCGTATATCCATGTTGCCTTACAAGGCTCCACACACGTTGCAACAGAACCGCAGAGTCAGCATCTTTATATGCTTCATCTGTATCAGGAAAATGCTTTCCAATATCTCCTTGGCCGATCGCTCCTAAACAAGCATCAGCAATCGCATGTAACAACACATCCGCATCAGAATGTCCGAGCAATCCTTTCTCATACGGAATGTTGATTCCACCAATAATAAGTGGACGCCCTTCAGCAAACTGATGGACATCAAACCCTTGTCCAATTCGATACATCATCGATCCCCTCTCGCACGTAAAATCGCTTCCGCAAACAATAAATCTTCTGGTGTCGTTAGTTTAATGTTTGTATACTCACCTTCGACAATAACGACACGATGGCCTATCCGCTCTACAAGACTGGCATCATCTGTTCCAACAAACTGTTCTTGTTTTGCTCGCTCATGAGCATCGAGAATGATTGACATGGAAAAAGCCTGTGGCGTTTGGACAGCCCACAAGCTCGATCGATCGACCGTTTTTTCAATATGACCATCGATCACCTGTTTCATCGTATCTTTGACAGGAACAGCTAACACTGCTGCTCCCGTTTCTTTTGTTACTTGCACAAGTTCGTGAATTTTCTTGATTGTTACAAACGGACGGGCACCGTCGTGAATGAGCACAATATGACCATCATTCACCGCTTTTAATCCGTTGTAGACGCTCTGTTGTCTCTCTTCCCCTCCTGAAACGAGGGCATTCACTTTTTTTATTTTAAAACAACGAAGCATATGAACAAATTGCTCACGTTCTTGATCGTTAATAACTAACACAATACCTTGACAAAAATCATCCCGTTCAAATACACGTAACGTATGAATAATAACCGGTATCCCTTCAATCTCAATAAACTGTTTGTTTATTCCTGCATTCATTCGTTTTCCTTGACCGGCTGCCGGTATAACGACATGGTAATTCATTTCCCTATCTCCTAACAGCTCATAGTGCTTTTTCAAGTAGTTTTAATTTTGCAAAAATCATTCTTCCAGCCGAAGTTTGTAAGACGCTCGTCACAAGCACATCGACTCGTTTCCCAATGTACTCTTTTCCGTCCTCTACAACGATCATCGTTCCATCATCTAAATAGGCAACGCCTTGATTTTGTTCTTTTCCGTCTTTAATGACGTGAACATTCAATTCCTCCCCCGGAAGAACGATCGGTTTGACCGCGTTCGCTAAGTCGTTAATATTTAATACGGGAACATTTTGTAGTTCGCATACTTTATTTAAATTAAAGTCGTTTGTAACAACAACTCCTGATGTCAATTGTGCTAACTTGACAAGCTTGCTATCAACTTCCTGGATTCCTTCAAAGTCGCCTTCATATATTTCAACGTTAATAGCTAACTCTTTTTGAATGCGATTTAAAATATCTAATCCTCTCCGCCCGCGATTTCTTTTTAATGCATCCGAAGAATCAGCAATATGTTGCAATTCTTCTAGGACAAAACGCGGTATAACGATCGTCCCTTCCAAAAAGCCCGTCTGACAAATGTCCGCAATGCGACCGTCAATGATGACACTCGTATCTAAAATTTTTAACGATTTCCCCTTTTTCTCTTCCTCTTCGCTACCTTTCTTCTTTCCGCTTCGATTTGGTAAAGAAAATAAGTTCATTAACTCATCACGCTTTTTAAATCCGACTTGAAATCCTAAGTACCCTAGTAACAGTGTAAGGAAAATGGGCAGTATCGTATTCACAGGCGGAATTTGAATAGAGTTTAACGGAATAACAATCAAAAAGGCAACAATGAGCCCAAAAATTAAACCGAGACTCCCGAATAACAAATCTGTTACAGGTGCTTTGACTAACGTTTCTTCCATCCAATGAATAAGTCCAACCACATGATCGACTAACCAAAACGTGAGAAGGAATACGATAACCGCACCAACTGGGGCCGCCACATACGGGCTATCGACATAAGGAACATCGTTTAGATGCAATAGTTTTAACAAAGTAGGAAAGAAAATAATTCCTAGCATTCCCCCAGTAATTAAAAAAGATGCTTGCACAATTCGTTTTAACACGTTTTTCACCTCCTCTATTACATTATAAACAGTTTCCAATGTTTGAAACCAATCTGAACATCATTTTTAATCATTTTTTAATGGTTTTGTTAAAATATTGGGCGATTTTTCCCCTCCCCTAGCGCGTAGTATAGCGCTTCTTCTACGTTGATTACTCCAATAACTTCGACGCCTTTTGGAATGTTCCACCCACCGATGTTGCTTTTCGGAATAATGATTCGCTGAAAACCAAGCTTAGCAGCTTCTTGTACACGCTGTTCAATGCGGGAGACACGACGCACCTCACCTGTCAATCCGACTTCCCCAATAACGACATCCGTATGATTTGTTGGTTGATCACGAAAACTAGATGCAATGCTTACCGCAATCGCTAAATCAATCGCAGGTTCATCTAACTTTATGCCACCAGCTACCTTTAAATAAGCATCTTGGTTTTGAAGAAGTAGACCGACCCTTTTTTCAAGCACAGCCATAAGAAGAGATACGCGATTATGGTCTATTCCTGTCGCCATTCGACGCGGTGTTCCAAAACTAGTCGGTGATACTAACGCTTGAATTTCCACTAACACCGGCCTCGTCCCTTCCATGGAAGCGACGACCGTTGACCCAGCTGCACCTTTCGAACGCTCTTCTAAAAAAATTTCTGATGGGTTTTTGACTTCGGTAAGCCCCATTTCTTTCATTTCGAAAATACCGATTTCATTTGTGGAACCGAATCGATTTTTCACTGCCCGTAAAATACGATACGTATGATGACGCTCTCCCTCAAAATATAATACAGTATCAACCATATGTTCTAAAATGCGCGGCCCTGCAAGCGCTCCTTCTTTTGTAACATGCCCAACTATAAAAATCGCAATACCTTTTGTTTTAGCTAGTCTCATTAACTCTGCCGTACATTCACGAACTTGTGAAACGCTCCCTGGGGCCGATGTAATTTCTGATCGATATATCGTTTGGATGGAATCAATAACGACAAACGCTGGCTTCATCTCATCAACCGTTTGGATAATATGTTCTAAGTTTGTTTCAGATAAAACGTATAAATGTTCCGCTGTCACATGCAACCGTTCAGCACGCAACTTCGTTTGTTTTACCGATTCTTCCCCGGAAATATATAAAACAGAGTGGGCATCGCTTGCGAGTTGAGCGCAAATTTGTAGCAACAACGTCGATTTCCCAATACCCGGATCCCCCCCAATCAAAACGAGAGAACCACGAACAATGCCGCCCCCTAACACGCGGTTAAATTCTGTAAACTTCGTATCAATTCTCGGCTCCTGCGTTGTTTCCACCGTTGTAATCGATACGGGTTTTGCTACGATCTCTTCTGTATGCACAAATAATGCTCGAGTGTGTGGTTTTACTATTTCCGTTTCTTCAACCATCGCATTCCACGAATGGCATCCCGGACATTTTCCCATCCATTTCGCCGTTTCATATCCACAATGTTGGCAAACGAACTTTGTTTTCCGCTTAACCATAACTCCATTCCTTTCATGATGAAAAACAAGGTATGCATGTAAGCATACCTTGTTTTCGTTATTTTACTGTCTCTTTTGTCAACACAACAA
It encodes:
- a CDS encoding DNA repair protein RadA, which gives rise to MVKRKTKFVCQHCGYETAKWMGKCPGCHSWNAMVEETEIVKPHTRALFVHTEEIVAKPVSITTVETTQEPRIDTKFTEFNRVLGGGIVRGSLVLIGGDPGIGKSTLLLQICAQLASDAHSVLYISGEESVKQTKLRAERLHVTAEHLYVLSETNLEHIIQTVDEMKPAFVVIDSIQTIYRSEITSAPGSVSQVRECTAELMRLAKTKGIAIFIVGHVTKEGALAGPRILEHMVDTVLYFEGERHHTYRILRAVKNRFGSTNEIGIFEMKEMGLTEVKNPSEIFLEERSKGAAGSTVVASMEGTRPVLVEIQALVSPTSFGTPRRMATGIDHNRVSLLMAVLEKRVGLLLQNQDAYLKVAGGIKLDEPAIDLAIAVSIASSFRDQPTNHTDVVIGEVGLTGEVRRVSRIEQRVQEAAKLGFQRIIIPKSNIGGWNIPKGVEVIGVINVEEALYYALGEGKNRPIF